A DNA window from Nerophis lumbriciformis linkage group LG03, RoL_Nlum_v2.1, whole genome shotgun sequence contains the following coding sequences:
- the LOC133580950 gene encoding uncharacterized protein CXorf38 homolog isoform X3, translating to MSSQSCSEWKSEILNNHRQRDPKLKWGNCNPSAWRTDYWELAKAYMPQGQLRMRAANEFDASALLNLVNYCARFPPVDVNTGPVKEMIRCRNDLMHSANLLVTDAWIKNFKAVMTRFFQLFRQVPSMAQTEEKINEALAFDISPHLMGVAHFECAAMDTVVTDGGVSGSGSLFSLQNICQREADLLQERVWEMRHRAEEEEEIDTEQLTTLEHFLKINNF from the exons ATGTCCTCCCAATCATGTTCAG AGTGGAAGTCTGAGATCCTGAATAATCACAGACAACGTGATCCCAAGCTCAAATGGGGGAACTGTAACCCTTCCGCATGGAGGACGGACTACTGGGAGCTGGCCAAG GCGTACATGCCACAAGGTCAGCTGCGTATGAGAGCCGCAAATGAGTTTGACGCTTCTGCTCTGCTCAACCTCGTCAACTACTGTGCCCGGTTTCCCCCTGTCGATGTAAATACCGGGCCCGTGAAAGAG atGATCCGATGCAGGAATGACTTAATGCATTCTGCTAACCTGCTGGTGACGGATGCGTGGATAAAGAACTTCAAAGCGGTCATGACGCGGTTTTTTCAACTGTTCCGCCAAGTGCCTTCCATGGCGCAGACCGAAGAAAAGATCAATGAG GCGCTGGCCTTCGACATATCACCACATTTAATGGGCGTGGCTCATTTCGAGTGTGCAGCCATGGACacagtagttactgacggtggggtGAGTGGCAGTGGGAGTCTCTTCAGTCTCCAAAACATCTGCCAGCGGGAGGCTGACTTGCTGCAAGAGAGGGTCTGGGAGATGCGGCACAgagctgaagaagaagaagagatt
- the LOC133580950 gene encoding uncharacterized protein CXorf38 homolog isoform X2 produces MICCVGILVFGNAFSKACQLCLEWKSEILNNHRQRDPKLKWGNCNPSAWRTDYWELAKAYMPQGQLRMRAANEFDASALLNLVNYCARFPPVDVNTGPVKEMIRCRNDLMHSANLLVTDAWIKNFKAVMTRFFQLFRQVPSMAQTEEKINEALAFDISPHLMGVAHFECAAMDTVVTDGGVSGSGSLFSLQNICQREADLLQERVWEMRHRAEEEEEIDTEQLTTLEHFLKINNF; encoded by the exons ATGATTTGCTGCGTGGGAATCCTCGTCTTCGGGAACGCT TTCTCTAAAGCATGCCAGCTATGTTTAGAGTGGAAGTCTGAGATCCTGAATAATCACAGACAACGTGATCCCAAGCTCAAATGGGGGAACTGTAACCCTTCCGCATGGAGGACGGACTACTGGGAGCTGGCCAAG GCGTACATGCCACAAGGTCAGCTGCGTATGAGAGCCGCAAATGAGTTTGACGCTTCTGCTCTGCTCAACCTCGTCAACTACTGTGCCCGGTTTCCCCCTGTCGATGTAAATACCGGGCCCGTGAAAGAG atGATCCGATGCAGGAATGACTTAATGCATTCTGCTAACCTGCTGGTGACGGATGCGTGGATAAAGAACTTCAAAGCGGTCATGACGCGGTTTTTTCAACTGTTCCGCCAAGTGCCTTCCATGGCGCAGACCGAAGAAAAGATCAATGAG GCGCTGGCCTTCGACATATCACCACATTTAATGGGCGTGGCTCATTTCGAGTGTGCAGCCATGGACacagtagttactgacggtggggtGAGTGGCAGTGGGAGTCTCTTCAGTCTCCAAAACATCTGCCAGCGGGAGGCTGACTTGCTGCAAGAGAGGGTCTGGGAGATGCGGCACAgagctgaagaagaagaagagatt
- the LOC133580950 gene encoding uncharacterized protein CXorf38 homolog isoform X1, with product MSLDLVLRISNKDYTNWVKAGLCLSFVVEDLRPFVEEQMRDFHHDLLRGNPRLRERCEKSCPPNHVQFSKACQLCLEWKSEILNNHRQRDPKLKWGNCNPSAWRTDYWELAKAYMPQGQLRMRAANEFDASALLNLVNYCARFPPVDVNTGPVKEMIRCRNDLMHSANLLVTDAWIKNFKAVMTRFFQLFRQVPSMAQTEEKINEALAFDISPHLMGVAHFECAAMDTVVTDGGVSGSGSLFSLQNICQREADLLQERVWEMRHRAEEEEEIDTEQLTTLEHFLKINNF from the exons ATGTCCCTGGACCTCGTCTTGCGTATAAGCAACAAAGACTACACCAACTGGGTCAAAGCAGGACTGTGTTTGTCCTTCGTGGTGGAAGATCTGCGTCCGTTCGTGGAGGAGCAGATGCGAGACTTTCACCATGATTTGCTGCGTGGGAATCCTCGTCTTCGGGAACGCTGTGAGAAGTCATGTCCTCCCAATCATGTTCAG TTCTCTAAAGCATGCCAGCTATGTTTAGAGTGGAAGTCTGAGATCCTGAATAATCACAGACAACGTGATCCCAAGCTCAAATGGGGGAACTGTAACCCTTCCGCATGGAGGACGGACTACTGGGAGCTGGCCAAG GCGTACATGCCACAAGGTCAGCTGCGTATGAGAGCCGCAAATGAGTTTGACGCTTCTGCTCTGCTCAACCTCGTCAACTACTGTGCCCGGTTTCCCCCTGTCGATGTAAATACCGGGCCCGTGAAAGAG atGATCCGATGCAGGAATGACTTAATGCATTCTGCTAACCTGCTGGTGACGGATGCGTGGATAAAGAACTTCAAAGCGGTCATGACGCGGTTTTTTCAACTGTTCCGCCAAGTGCCTTCCATGGCGCAGACCGAAGAAAAGATCAATGAG GCGCTGGCCTTCGACATATCACCACATTTAATGGGCGTGGCTCATTTCGAGTGTGCAGCCATGGACacagtagttactgacggtggggtGAGTGGCAGTGGGAGTCTCTTCAGTCTCCAAAACATCTGCCAGCGGGAGGCTGACTTGCTGCAAGAGAGGGTCTGGGAGATGCGGCACAgagctgaagaagaagaagagatt